Proteins co-encoded in one Xiphophorus couchianus chromosome 3, X_couchianus-1.0, whole genome shotgun sequence genomic window:
- the map7d1a gene encoding MAP7 domain-containing protein 1a isoform X6, whose product MPHPIRGVPTLKTLNIWAMKTEGDDAALRLEPDVTKSEERQKLAKERREEKARYLEELSKLQAAKKNQWLEKEEKARQLREQQLEERRRKLEVQRVKAEKRRSALEERQKQKLEKNKERYEAAIHRSTKKTWAEIRQQRSSWVGTGSPNSSQRESRCSVSAVNLPKHVDSVINKRLSKSSATLWNSPSRTRSLALTPWESSIVERLMTPTLSFLARSRSAASVLSNGKDGQSSLCPRSASASPLTLCAHQPHHRCSDRWRVTSSTPDITQRQHRRSSTPMDKNKKEKRDKERENEKEKKAISKEKVLKKRQSLPSMRHRPDPSPSPLSRQRPASPATPKGRNASPSPAATPKPPSTRGTPATPKARPKRASTPARIDHRTASPAPLERVKEPRRPTTPERRRSSPVAPAITVSSAASTPQTPSIPSPAPTPSQLEPAASTPSARAVSPSPSPSAKPMAGTNDPEEAARILAEKRRQAREQREREEQERREQEEKERILREERIAREAEERQRREEEARAMAEEQQRRDEEKRLQEEKEAEEKAKAEQEENLRLQKQKEEAEARAREEAEKQRLEREKHFQKEEQERLERKKRLEEIMKRTRKTDGGEKKETKSATVAFSNDLQGETSKVSADNQAKLEEGLPNNKAENGQSNFKESLSVVNGLQPVRHENGLSSKGDAGHFEDFIHLTNQDNTSNGARDNSETGTSAEPILAFESEESFMKKAGPMKPQHVAEVL is encoded by the exons ATGCCTCACCCTATTAGAGGAGTTCCCACTTTGAAGACTCTCAACATCTGGGCTATGAAAACCGAGGGAGATGATGCAGCATTGCGACTCGAACCAG ATGTTACGAAGTCAGAGGAGAGACAGAAGCTTGCAAAAGAACGGCGGGAGGAAAAGGCCAGGTATCTGG AAGAGCTCAGCAAGTTGCAAG CGGCCAAAAAGAATCAGTGgctggagaaggaggagaaggcGCGACAGCTGAGGGAGCAGCAGCTAGAGGAACGGCGCAGGAAGCTCGAGGTGCAGCGCGTCAAAGCCGAGAAACGGCGATCCGCCTTGGAAGagaggcagaaacagaaactggagAAGAATAAA GAACGCTACGAGGCGGCTATACACAGATCGACTAAGAAGACGTGGGCGGAAATCCGCCAGCAGAGAAGCTCATGGGTCGGCACGGGATCCCCAAACTCCAGCCAGAGAGAGA GCAGATGCTCTGTCTCTGCGGTCAACCTGCCCAAACATGTGGACTCTGTTATAAACAAGCGACTCTCCAAGTCCTCGGCCACACTCTGGAACTCCCCCAGCAGAA ctcgCAGCCTCGCACTGACTCCATGGGAGAGCAGTATAGTCGAACGACTGATGACGCCCACCCTGTCGTTCCTCGCTCGCAGCCGCAGTGCTGCTAGTGTCCTGAGTAATGGAAAAGATGGAC AGTCTTCTCTGTGCCCTCGTTCGGCCTCAGCCAGCCCCCTAACCTTGTGCGCCCACCAGCCACACCACCGCTGCTCTGACCGCTGGAGGGTGACATCTAGCACACCGGACATCACCCAGCGGCAGCACAGACGAAGCTCCACACCT atggataaaaacaagaaggaaaaaagagacaaagaacGGGAGAatgagaaggagaaaaaggCCATCAGTAAAGAGaaggtcctgaagaagaggcAATCCCTGCCCAGCATGAGACACCGACCTGATCCAAG TCCAAGTCCTTTATCTAGACAGCGACCAGCATCCCCAGCCACACCCAAGGGCAGAAATGCCTCTCCAAGCCCTGCTGCCACCCCAAAGCCCCCATCAACCCGTGGAACCCCAGCCACTCCTAAAGCCCGGCCGAAACGAGCCAGCACCCCGGCTAGGATAGACCACCGGACCGCTTCCCCTGCTCCACTGGAGAGAGTGAAGGAGCCCCGCAGGCCCACCACTCCAGAGAGACGGAGGA GTTCTCCTGTGGCTCCTGCCATCACagtttcttctgctgcttccaCGCCTCAAACTCCAAGCATCCCCAGTCCCGCTCCCACTCCTTCCCAGCTCGAGCCAGCGGCTTCGACCCCCTCTGCTCGCGCTGTGTCGCCTTCACCTTCTCCGTCAGCCAAGCCCATGGCTGGCACCAACGACCCTGAGGAGGCAGCCCGCATCCTGGCAGAAAAACGCCGCCAGGCCCgggagcagagagaaagggaggAGCAAGAGCGGCGCGAAcaagaggagaaagaaag GATCCTGAGAGAGGAGCGAATAGCaagagaggcagaggagagacAGCGCAGGGAAGAAGAGGCCAGAGCCATGGCcgaggagcagcagaggagggaCGAGGAGAagaggctgcaggaggagaaggaggctGAGGAGAAAGCCAAGGCTGAGCAGGAGGAGAACCTGCGCTTACAGAAACAG aaagAAGAGGCTGAGGCGAGAGCTCGGGAGGAGGCGGAGAAGCAGCGTCTCGAAAGGGAGAAACACTTCCagaaggaggagcaggagagaCTGGAGAGGAAAAAG CGTCTGGAAGAGATCATGAAGAGGACACGCAAGACTGATGGGGGTGAAAAG AAAGAAACTAAATCCGCTACAGTCGCTTTCTCCAATGACTTGCAGGGAGAGACCAGCAAAG TATCTGCTGACAATCAGGCGAAACTGGAGGAGGGTCTGCCCAACAACAAGGCAGAGAATGGACAGAGTAACTTCAAAGAAAG CCTCTCAGTGGTTAATGGGCTCCAGCCGGTGAGGCATGAAAACGGTCTGTCCTCTAAAGGAGACGCTGGCCACTTCGAAGACTTCATCCACCTCACAAACCAGGACAACACGTCCAATGGAGCCCGGGACAACTCTGAGACCGGCACGTCCGCTGAGCCCATCCTCGCTTTCGAAAGCGAGGAGTCTTTCATGAAGAAAGCAGGCCCCATGAAGCCGCAGCACGTTGCAG AGGTCCTGTGA
- the map7d1a gene encoding MAP7 domain-containing protein 1a isoform X8, with the protein MPHPIRGVPTLKTLNIWAMKTEGDDAALRLEPDVTKSEERQKLAKERREEKARYLAAKKNQWLEKEEKARQLREQQLEERRRKLEVQRVKAEKRRSALEERQKQKLEKNKERYEAAIHRSTKKTWAEIRQQRSSWVGTGSPNSSQRESRCSVSAVNLPKHVDSVINKRLSKSSATLWNSPSRTRSLALTPWESSIVERLMTPTLSFLARSRSAASVLSNGKDGQSSLCPRSASASPLTLCAHQPHHRCSDRWRVTSSTPDITQRQHRRSSTPMDKNKKEKRDKERENEKEKKAISKEKVLKKRQSLPSMRHRPDPSPSPLSRQRPASPATPKGRNASPSPAATPKPPSTRGTPATPKARPKRASTPARIDHRTASPAPLERVKEPRRPTTPERRRSSPVAPAITVSSAASTPQTPSIPSPAPTPSQLEPAASTPSARAVSPSPSPSAKPMAGTNDPEEAARILAEKRRQAREQREREEQERREQEEKERILREERIAREAEERQRREEEARAMAEEQQRRDEEKRLQEEKEAEEKAKAEQEENLRLQKQKEEAEARAREEAEKQRLEREKHFQKEEQERLERKKRLEEIMKRTRKTDGGEKKETKSATVAFSNDLQGETSKVSADNQAKLEEGLPNNKAENGQSNFKESLSVVNGLQPVRHENGLSSKGDAGHFEDFIHLTNQDNTSNGARDNSETGTSAEPILAFESEESFMKKAGPMKPQHVAEVL; encoded by the exons ATGCCTCACCCTATTAGAGGAGTTCCCACTTTGAAGACTCTCAACATCTGGGCTATGAAAACCGAGGGAGATGATGCAGCATTGCGACTCGAACCAG ATGTTACGAAGTCAGAGGAGAGACAGAAGCTTGCAAAAGAACGGCGGGAGGAAAAGGCCAGGTATCTGG CGGCCAAAAAGAATCAGTGgctggagaaggaggagaaggcGCGACAGCTGAGGGAGCAGCAGCTAGAGGAACGGCGCAGGAAGCTCGAGGTGCAGCGCGTCAAAGCCGAGAAACGGCGATCCGCCTTGGAAGagaggcagaaacagaaactggagAAGAATAAA GAACGCTACGAGGCGGCTATACACAGATCGACTAAGAAGACGTGGGCGGAAATCCGCCAGCAGAGAAGCTCATGGGTCGGCACGGGATCCCCAAACTCCAGCCAGAGAGAGA GCAGATGCTCTGTCTCTGCGGTCAACCTGCCCAAACATGTGGACTCTGTTATAAACAAGCGACTCTCCAAGTCCTCGGCCACACTCTGGAACTCCCCCAGCAGAA ctcgCAGCCTCGCACTGACTCCATGGGAGAGCAGTATAGTCGAACGACTGATGACGCCCACCCTGTCGTTCCTCGCTCGCAGCCGCAGTGCTGCTAGTGTCCTGAGTAATGGAAAAGATGGAC AGTCTTCTCTGTGCCCTCGTTCGGCCTCAGCCAGCCCCCTAACCTTGTGCGCCCACCAGCCACACCACCGCTGCTCTGACCGCTGGAGGGTGACATCTAGCACACCGGACATCACCCAGCGGCAGCACAGACGAAGCTCCACACCT atggataaaaacaagaaggaaaaaagagacaaagaacGGGAGAatgagaaggagaaaaaggCCATCAGTAAAGAGaaggtcctgaagaagaggcAATCCCTGCCCAGCATGAGACACCGACCTGATCCAAG TCCAAGTCCTTTATCTAGACAGCGACCAGCATCCCCAGCCACACCCAAGGGCAGAAATGCCTCTCCAAGCCCTGCTGCCACCCCAAAGCCCCCATCAACCCGTGGAACCCCAGCCACTCCTAAAGCCCGGCCGAAACGAGCCAGCACCCCGGCTAGGATAGACCACCGGACCGCTTCCCCTGCTCCACTGGAGAGAGTGAAGGAGCCCCGCAGGCCCACCACTCCAGAGAGACGGAGGA GTTCTCCTGTGGCTCCTGCCATCACagtttcttctgctgcttccaCGCCTCAAACTCCAAGCATCCCCAGTCCCGCTCCCACTCCTTCCCAGCTCGAGCCAGCGGCTTCGACCCCCTCTGCTCGCGCTGTGTCGCCTTCACCTTCTCCGTCAGCCAAGCCCATGGCTGGCACCAACGACCCTGAGGAGGCAGCCCGCATCCTGGCAGAAAAACGCCGCCAGGCCCgggagcagagagaaagggaggAGCAAGAGCGGCGCGAAcaagaggagaaagaaag GATCCTGAGAGAGGAGCGAATAGCaagagaggcagaggagagacAGCGCAGGGAAGAAGAGGCCAGAGCCATGGCcgaggagcagcagaggagggaCGAGGAGAagaggctgcaggaggagaaggaggctGAGGAGAAAGCCAAGGCTGAGCAGGAGGAGAACCTGCGCTTACAGAAACAG aaagAAGAGGCTGAGGCGAGAGCTCGGGAGGAGGCGGAGAAGCAGCGTCTCGAAAGGGAGAAACACTTCCagaaggaggagcaggagagaCTGGAGAGGAAAAAG CGTCTGGAAGAGATCATGAAGAGGACACGCAAGACTGATGGGGGTGAAAAG AAAGAAACTAAATCCGCTACAGTCGCTTTCTCCAATGACTTGCAGGGAGAGACCAGCAAAG TATCTGCTGACAATCAGGCGAAACTGGAGGAGGGTCTGCCCAACAACAAGGCAGAGAATGGACAGAGTAACTTCAAAGAAAG CCTCTCAGTGGTTAATGGGCTCCAGCCGGTGAGGCATGAAAACGGTCTGTCCTCTAAAGGAGACGCTGGCCACTTCGAAGACTTCATCCACCTCACAAACCAGGACAACACGTCCAATGGAGCCCGGGACAACTCTGAGACCGGCACGTCCGCTGAGCCCATCCTCGCTTTCGAAAGCGAGGAGTCTTTCATGAAGAAAGCAGGCCCCATGAAGCCGCAGCACGTTGCAG AGGTCCTGTGA
- the map7d1a gene encoding MAP7 domain-containing protein 1a isoform X2, translating to MEEKTLPGATPPCSALKTSSLRPEPEGESCPLKMDNTQRTESPVKKDSDRRPTTPVKPNISRSPSSPTSPVSRSKRDVTKSEERQKLAKERREEKARYLAAKKNQWLEKEEKARQLREQQLEERRRKLEVQRVKAEKRRSALEERQKQKLEKNKERYEAAIHRSTKKTWAEIRQQRSSWVGTGSPNSSQRESRCSVSAVNLPKHVDSVINKRLSKSSATLWNSPSRTRSLALTPWESSIVERLMTPTLSFLARSRSAASVLSNGKDGQSSLCPRSASASPLTLCAHQPHHRCSDRWRVTSSTPDITQRQHRRSSTPMDKNKKEKRDKERENEKEKKAISKEKVLKKRQSLPSMRHRPDPSPSPLSRQRPASPATPKGRNASPSPAATPKPPSTRGTPATPKARPKRASTPARIDHRTASPAPLERVKEPRRPTTPERRRSSPVAPAITVSSAASTPQTPSIPSPAPTPSQLEPAASTPSARAVSPSPSPSAKPMAGTNDPEEAARILAEKRRQAREQREREEQERREQEEKERILREERIAREAEERQRREEEARAMAEEQQRRDEEKRLQEEKEAEEKAKAEQEENLRLQKQKEEAEARAREEAEKQRLEREKHFQKEEQERLERKKRLEEIMKRTRKTDGGEKKETKSATVAFSNDLQGETSKVSADNQAKLEEGLPNNKAENGQSNFKESLSVVNGLQPVRHENGLSSKGDAGHFEDFIHLTNQDNTSNGARDNSETGTSAEPILAFESEESFMKKAGPMKPQHVAEVL from the exons ATGTTACGAAGTCAGAGGAGAGACAGAAGCTTGCAAAAGAACGGCGGGAGGAAAAGGCCAGGTATCTGG CGGCCAAAAAGAATCAGTGgctggagaaggaggagaaggcGCGACAGCTGAGGGAGCAGCAGCTAGAGGAACGGCGCAGGAAGCTCGAGGTGCAGCGCGTCAAAGCCGAGAAACGGCGATCCGCCTTGGAAGagaggcagaaacagaaactggagAAGAATAAA GAACGCTACGAGGCGGCTATACACAGATCGACTAAGAAGACGTGGGCGGAAATCCGCCAGCAGAGAAGCTCATGGGTCGGCACGGGATCCCCAAACTCCAGCCAGAGAGAGA GCAGATGCTCTGTCTCTGCGGTCAACCTGCCCAAACATGTGGACTCTGTTATAAACAAGCGACTCTCCAAGTCCTCGGCCACACTCTGGAACTCCCCCAGCAGAA ctcgCAGCCTCGCACTGACTCCATGGGAGAGCAGTATAGTCGAACGACTGATGACGCCCACCCTGTCGTTCCTCGCTCGCAGCCGCAGTGCTGCTAGTGTCCTGAGTAATGGAAAAGATGGAC AGTCTTCTCTGTGCCCTCGTTCGGCCTCAGCCAGCCCCCTAACCTTGTGCGCCCACCAGCCACACCACCGCTGCTCTGACCGCTGGAGGGTGACATCTAGCACACCGGACATCACCCAGCGGCAGCACAGACGAAGCTCCACACCT atggataaaaacaagaaggaaaaaagagacaaagaacGGGAGAatgagaaggagaaaaaggCCATCAGTAAAGAGaaggtcctgaagaagaggcAATCCCTGCCCAGCATGAGACACCGACCTGATCCAAG TCCAAGTCCTTTATCTAGACAGCGACCAGCATCCCCAGCCACACCCAAGGGCAGAAATGCCTCTCCAAGCCCTGCTGCCACCCCAAAGCCCCCATCAACCCGTGGAACCCCAGCCACTCCTAAAGCCCGGCCGAAACGAGCCAGCACCCCGGCTAGGATAGACCACCGGACCGCTTCCCCTGCTCCACTGGAGAGAGTGAAGGAGCCCCGCAGGCCCACCACTCCAGAGAGACGGAGGA GTTCTCCTGTGGCTCCTGCCATCACagtttcttctgctgcttccaCGCCTCAAACTCCAAGCATCCCCAGTCCCGCTCCCACTCCTTCCCAGCTCGAGCCAGCGGCTTCGACCCCCTCTGCTCGCGCTGTGTCGCCTTCACCTTCTCCGTCAGCCAAGCCCATGGCTGGCACCAACGACCCTGAGGAGGCAGCCCGCATCCTGGCAGAAAAACGCCGCCAGGCCCgggagcagagagaaagggaggAGCAAGAGCGGCGCGAAcaagaggagaaagaaag GATCCTGAGAGAGGAGCGAATAGCaagagaggcagaggagagacAGCGCAGGGAAGAAGAGGCCAGAGCCATGGCcgaggagcagcagaggagggaCGAGGAGAagaggctgcaggaggagaaggaggctGAGGAGAAAGCCAAGGCTGAGCAGGAGGAGAACCTGCGCTTACAGAAACAG aaagAAGAGGCTGAGGCGAGAGCTCGGGAGGAGGCGGAGAAGCAGCGTCTCGAAAGGGAGAAACACTTCCagaaggaggagcaggagagaCTGGAGAGGAAAAAG CGTCTGGAAGAGATCATGAAGAGGACACGCAAGACTGATGGGGGTGAAAAG AAAGAAACTAAATCCGCTACAGTCGCTTTCTCCAATGACTTGCAGGGAGAGACCAGCAAAG TATCTGCTGACAATCAGGCGAAACTGGAGGAGGGTCTGCCCAACAACAAGGCAGAGAATGGACAGAGTAACTTCAAAGAAAG CCTCTCAGTGGTTAATGGGCTCCAGCCGGTGAGGCATGAAAACGGTCTGTCCTCTAAAGGAGACGCTGGCCACTTCGAAGACTTCATCCACCTCACAAACCAGGACAACACGTCCAATGGAGCCCGGGACAACTCTGAGACCGGCACGTCCGCTGAGCCCATCCTCGCTTTCGAAAGCGAGGAGTCTTTCATGAAGAAAGCAGGCCCCATGAAGCCGCAGCACGTTGCAG AGGTCCTGTGA
- the map7d1a gene encoding MAP7 domain-containing protein 1a isoform X3: MEEKTLPGATPPCSALKTSSLRPEPEGESCPLKMDNTQRTESPVKKDSDRRPTTPVKPNISRSPSSPTSPVSRSKRDVTKSEERQKLAKERREEKARYLEELSKLQAAKKNQWLEKEEKARQLREQQLEERRRKLEVQRVKAEKRRSALEERQKQKLEKNKERYEAAIHRSTKKTWAEIRQQRSSWVGTGSPNSSQRESRCSVSAVNLPKHVDSVINKRLSKSSATLWNSPSRTRSLALTPWESSIVERLMTPTLSFLARSRSAASVLSNGKDGPSPLTLCAHQPHHRCSDRWRVTSSTPDITQRQHRRSSTPMDKNKKEKRDKERENEKEKKAISKEKVLKKRQSLPSMRHRPDPSPSPLSRQRPASPATPKGRNASPSPAATPKPPSTRGTPATPKARPKRASTPARIDHRTASPAPLERVKEPRRPTTPERRRSSPVAPAITVSSAASTPQTPSIPSPAPTPSQLEPAASTPSARAVSPSPSPSAKPMAGTNDPEEAARILAEKRRQAREQREREEQERREQEEKERILREERIAREAEERQRREEEARAMAEEQQRRDEEKRLQEEKEAEEKAKAEQEENLRLQKQKEEAEARAREEAEKQRLEREKHFQKEEQERLERKKRLEEIMKRTRKTDGGEKKETKSATVAFSNDLQGETSKVSADNQAKLEEGLPNNKAENGQSNFKESLSVVNGLQPVRHENGLSSKGDAGHFEDFIHLTNQDNTSNGARDNSETGTSAEPILAFESEESFMKKAGPMKPQHVAEVL; encoded by the exons ATGTTACGAAGTCAGAGGAGAGACAGAAGCTTGCAAAAGAACGGCGGGAGGAAAAGGCCAGGTATCTGG AAGAGCTCAGCAAGTTGCAAG CGGCCAAAAAGAATCAGTGgctggagaaggaggagaaggcGCGACAGCTGAGGGAGCAGCAGCTAGAGGAACGGCGCAGGAAGCTCGAGGTGCAGCGCGTCAAAGCCGAGAAACGGCGATCCGCCTTGGAAGagaggcagaaacagaaactggagAAGAATAAA GAACGCTACGAGGCGGCTATACACAGATCGACTAAGAAGACGTGGGCGGAAATCCGCCAGCAGAGAAGCTCATGGGTCGGCACGGGATCCCCAAACTCCAGCCAGAGAGAGA GCAGATGCTCTGTCTCTGCGGTCAACCTGCCCAAACATGTGGACTCTGTTATAAACAAGCGACTCTCCAAGTCCTCGGCCACACTCTGGAACTCCCCCAGCAGAA ctcgCAGCCTCGCACTGACTCCATGGGAGAGCAGTATAGTCGAACGACTGATGACGCCCACCCTGTCGTTCCTCGCTCGCAGCCGCAGTGCTGCTAGTGTCCTGAGTAATGGAAAAGATGGAC CCAGCCCCCTAACCTTGTGCGCCCACCAGCCACACCACCGCTGCTCTGACCGCTGGAGGGTGACATCTAGCACACCGGACATCACCCAGCGGCAGCACAGACGAAGCTCCACACCT atggataaaaacaagaaggaaaaaagagacaaagaacGGGAGAatgagaaggagaaaaaggCCATCAGTAAAGAGaaggtcctgaagaagaggcAATCCCTGCCCAGCATGAGACACCGACCTGATCCAAG TCCAAGTCCTTTATCTAGACAGCGACCAGCATCCCCAGCCACACCCAAGGGCAGAAATGCCTCTCCAAGCCCTGCTGCCACCCCAAAGCCCCCATCAACCCGTGGAACCCCAGCCACTCCTAAAGCCCGGCCGAAACGAGCCAGCACCCCGGCTAGGATAGACCACCGGACCGCTTCCCCTGCTCCACTGGAGAGAGTGAAGGAGCCCCGCAGGCCCACCACTCCAGAGAGACGGAGGA GTTCTCCTGTGGCTCCTGCCATCACagtttcttctgctgcttccaCGCCTCAAACTCCAAGCATCCCCAGTCCCGCTCCCACTCCTTCCCAGCTCGAGCCAGCGGCTTCGACCCCCTCTGCTCGCGCTGTGTCGCCTTCACCTTCTCCGTCAGCCAAGCCCATGGCTGGCACCAACGACCCTGAGGAGGCAGCCCGCATCCTGGCAGAAAAACGCCGCCAGGCCCgggagcagagagaaagggaggAGCAAGAGCGGCGCGAAcaagaggagaaagaaag GATCCTGAGAGAGGAGCGAATAGCaagagaggcagaggagagacAGCGCAGGGAAGAAGAGGCCAGAGCCATGGCcgaggagcagcagaggagggaCGAGGAGAagaggctgcaggaggagaaggaggctGAGGAGAAAGCCAAGGCTGAGCAGGAGGAGAACCTGCGCTTACAGAAACAG aaagAAGAGGCTGAGGCGAGAGCTCGGGAGGAGGCGGAGAAGCAGCGTCTCGAAAGGGAGAAACACTTCCagaaggaggagcaggagagaCTGGAGAGGAAAAAG CGTCTGGAAGAGATCATGAAGAGGACACGCAAGACTGATGGGGGTGAAAAG AAAGAAACTAAATCCGCTACAGTCGCTTTCTCCAATGACTTGCAGGGAGAGACCAGCAAAG TATCTGCTGACAATCAGGCGAAACTGGAGGAGGGTCTGCCCAACAACAAGGCAGAGAATGGACAGAGTAACTTCAAAGAAAG CCTCTCAGTGGTTAATGGGCTCCAGCCGGTGAGGCATGAAAACGGTCTGTCCTCTAAAGGAGACGCTGGCCACTTCGAAGACTTCATCCACCTCACAAACCAGGACAACACGTCCAATGGAGCCCGGGACAACTCTGAGACCGGCACGTCCGCTGAGCCCATCCTCGCTTTCGAAAGCGAGGAGTCTTTCATGAAGAAAGCAGGCCCCATGAAGCCGCAGCACGTTGCAG AGGTCCTGTGA
- the map7d1a gene encoding MAP7 domain-containing protein 1a isoform X1, producing the protein MEEKTLPGATPPCSALKTSSLRPEPEGESCPLKMDNTQRTESPVKKDSDRRPTTPVKPNISRSPSSPTSPVSRSKRDVTKSEERQKLAKERREEKARYLEELSKLQAAKKNQWLEKEEKARQLREQQLEERRRKLEVQRVKAEKRRSALEERQKQKLEKNKERYEAAIHRSTKKTWAEIRQQRSSWVGTGSPNSSQRESRCSVSAVNLPKHVDSVINKRLSKSSATLWNSPSRTRSLALTPWESSIVERLMTPTLSFLARSRSAASVLSNGKDGQSSLCPRSASASPLTLCAHQPHHRCSDRWRVTSSTPDITQRQHRRSSTPMDKNKKEKRDKERENEKEKKAISKEKVLKKRQSLPSMRHRPDPSPSPLSRQRPASPATPKGRNASPSPAATPKPPSTRGTPATPKARPKRASTPARIDHRTASPAPLERVKEPRRPTTPERRRSSPVAPAITVSSAASTPQTPSIPSPAPTPSQLEPAASTPSARAVSPSPSPSAKPMAGTNDPEEAARILAEKRRQAREQREREEQERREQEEKERILREERIAREAEERQRREEEARAMAEEQQRRDEEKRLQEEKEAEEKAKAEQEENLRLQKQKEEAEARAREEAEKQRLEREKHFQKEEQERLERKKRLEEIMKRTRKTDGGEKKETKSATVAFSNDLQGETSKVSADNQAKLEEGLPNNKAENGQSNFKESLSVVNGLQPVRHENGLSSKGDAGHFEDFIHLTNQDNTSNGARDNSETGTSAEPILAFESEESFMKKAGPMKPQHVAEVL; encoded by the exons ATGTTACGAAGTCAGAGGAGAGACAGAAGCTTGCAAAAGAACGGCGGGAGGAAAAGGCCAGGTATCTGG AAGAGCTCAGCAAGTTGCAAG CGGCCAAAAAGAATCAGTGgctggagaaggaggagaaggcGCGACAGCTGAGGGAGCAGCAGCTAGAGGAACGGCGCAGGAAGCTCGAGGTGCAGCGCGTCAAAGCCGAGAAACGGCGATCCGCCTTGGAAGagaggcagaaacagaaactggagAAGAATAAA GAACGCTACGAGGCGGCTATACACAGATCGACTAAGAAGACGTGGGCGGAAATCCGCCAGCAGAGAAGCTCATGGGTCGGCACGGGATCCCCAAACTCCAGCCAGAGAGAGA GCAGATGCTCTGTCTCTGCGGTCAACCTGCCCAAACATGTGGACTCTGTTATAAACAAGCGACTCTCCAAGTCCTCGGCCACACTCTGGAACTCCCCCAGCAGAA ctcgCAGCCTCGCACTGACTCCATGGGAGAGCAGTATAGTCGAACGACTGATGACGCCCACCCTGTCGTTCCTCGCTCGCAGCCGCAGTGCTGCTAGTGTCCTGAGTAATGGAAAAGATGGAC AGTCTTCTCTGTGCCCTCGTTCGGCCTCAGCCAGCCCCCTAACCTTGTGCGCCCACCAGCCACACCACCGCTGCTCTGACCGCTGGAGGGTGACATCTAGCACACCGGACATCACCCAGCGGCAGCACAGACGAAGCTCCACACCT atggataaaaacaagaaggaaaaaagagacaaagaacGGGAGAatgagaaggagaaaaaggCCATCAGTAAAGAGaaggtcctgaagaagaggcAATCCCTGCCCAGCATGAGACACCGACCTGATCCAAG TCCAAGTCCTTTATCTAGACAGCGACCAGCATCCCCAGCCACACCCAAGGGCAGAAATGCCTCTCCAAGCCCTGCTGCCACCCCAAAGCCCCCATCAACCCGTGGAACCCCAGCCACTCCTAAAGCCCGGCCGAAACGAGCCAGCACCCCGGCTAGGATAGACCACCGGACCGCTTCCCCTGCTCCACTGGAGAGAGTGAAGGAGCCCCGCAGGCCCACCACTCCAGAGAGACGGAGGA GTTCTCCTGTGGCTCCTGCCATCACagtttcttctgctgcttccaCGCCTCAAACTCCAAGCATCCCCAGTCCCGCTCCCACTCCTTCCCAGCTCGAGCCAGCGGCTTCGACCCCCTCTGCTCGCGCTGTGTCGCCTTCACCTTCTCCGTCAGCCAAGCCCATGGCTGGCACCAACGACCCTGAGGAGGCAGCCCGCATCCTGGCAGAAAAACGCCGCCAGGCCCgggagcagagagaaagggaggAGCAAGAGCGGCGCGAAcaagaggagaaagaaag GATCCTGAGAGAGGAGCGAATAGCaagagaggcagaggagagacAGCGCAGGGAAGAAGAGGCCAGAGCCATGGCcgaggagcagcagaggagggaCGAGGAGAagaggctgcaggaggagaaggaggctGAGGAGAAAGCCAAGGCTGAGCAGGAGGAGAACCTGCGCTTACAGAAACAG aaagAAGAGGCTGAGGCGAGAGCTCGGGAGGAGGCGGAGAAGCAGCGTCTCGAAAGGGAGAAACACTTCCagaaggaggagcaggagagaCTGGAGAGGAAAAAG CGTCTGGAAGAGATCATGAAGAGGACACGCAAGACTGATGGGGGTGAAAAG AAAGAAACTAAATCCGCTACAGTCGCTTTCTCCAATGACTTGCAGGGAGAGACCAGCAAAG TATCTGCTGACAATCAGGCGAAACTGGAGGAGGGTCTGCCCAACAACAAGGCAGAGAATGGACAGAGTAACTTCAAAGAAAG CCTCTCAGTGGTTAATGGGCTCCAGCCGGTGAGGCATGAAAACGGTCTGTCCTCTAAAGGAGACGCTGGCCACTTCGAAGACTTCATCCACCTCACAAACCAGGACAACACGTCCAATGGAGCCCGGGACAACTCTGAGACCGGCACGTCCGCTGAGCCCATCCTCGCTTTCGAAAGCGAGGAGTCTTTCATGAAGAAAGCAGGCCCCATGAAGCCGCAGCACGTTGCAG AGGTCCTGTGA